One genomic segment of Pelagerythrobacter marensis includes these proteins:
- a CDS encoding DUF3008 family protein translates to MPAQSKAQQQAAGAALSAKRGDTDVSDLQGASKQMYDSMSESELEDLAETDREGLPDKKSDD, encoded by the coding sequence ATGCCCGCACAATCGAAAGCTCAGCAACAGGCAGCCGGTGCCGCGCTTTCCGCCAAGCGCGGTGACACCGACGTTTCCGATCTCCAGGGCGCATCGAAACAGATGTACGATTCGATGAGCGAAAGCGAACTGGAGGATCTGGCCGAAACCGATCGCGAAGGTTTGCCCGACAAGAAATCGGACGACTGA